ctcaacTCCTGTCATATCGAATAAACAGTTTGTTTTTGTACTCAAGGCGACCCATAAAAAAAACCCTCAGAATGCACAAATAGGTACTCCATCCAGCAAGTATATacttttcaattgtttttactCTTCGAAGTCTTTAAATATCGCAACATACGATTCTTAagacttttaggtaaaaatgtCCATGCGTAGGTCATCGTTGAATCatccttttatatttttaagatcgTACCGTACGACAGCCGCGGGTTTGGTTGGTCTCTAAAGGGCTcgtgtaatataatgtactaagcacataatttataattgtataacgttataatattatgttatacagaATACGAGTTCCGTCGGACTATCGTCTGATCGCGAGATCGTCAGGTTTGTCCAACATGGGCGTTTATGTCATCGAAAACAAACATCATCACTCTCCGTTCGGAGGAGTCGTCGACGACggaattataatactatgtacgtagactataggtataataacataatcgcgtaaaatattatatttatataatgcgtattataattttctaaaaaaaaatttaaccggTCGgcctcgtcgtcgtcgtcaatGTGTCGTCGTCTTCGGCTGTTGTaataactatcataataatatatcttacgCGCCTAACTCAGGACTAGTATATTAGAACGTCACGTGGctcatatagatattattattatgtgcactaTTATACGCCGTTACTTACCGCACACGACACGCGGAAAACTCTCTCACATGATAATAGTGGTACACTGGTGCGTTAGCCTCcgctatttttaaaactatatataaaaatgtccgCGATTTCGTTGCGTTATTGCCGcttcgttttattattgttgtcgtttttttttcttttttttttttattattattaactcgaCTTAACGACTCCGTTATTGCGTTTTTCACGcgaatgtattttatatacatatgcaCATACTTTATTCTATCGCCCGCTCGGcaacatcaacaacaacaacaacaacaacaacaacaaccagtatataggtaccactcTAAGTACCACCGGGTAAgccatactgtataatatataggtacacatatgtGACTTACActcgatgtgtgtgtgtgtgtgtgtgtgtgtgtgtgtgtgtgtgtgtgtgtgtgtgtgtgtgtgtgtgtgtgtgtgtgtgtgtgtgtgtatgtgtgtgtgcgtgcgacCGCGGTACAGTGATGTCGGGCACTTAACTGCCACCGAAAAATGTTTCAGCTGACCCGGTCTTAACGGTTTGCTCTGGTCTTGTTGTTTATACGACGTATATGTCTCACCTCGGCAAACTCTTTCTGCTGCCCAAAAAAATGCGATTGCGTTTTACCATATTTtcgtttgtacctatatatagtttcCGTCTACATTATgtcattaggtataatatgatattaccgAGTACTGCACCGGGCTAGTTATAGTTCATACAATCATACTTGACAGCGATATCTGCAGGTTTGACGTGCCCCGCGCGTGTACCAGACGAAAAAATATCACCAGAATTCGCAATAAATCATACTTTTGAAGAATATAATACGacataaaacttaaatgtaccatatttttgaattggtattaaaattaattatcatggtGGTTATGTCAATCGTATAGTTTTGACCACACgcgtatactaaataatataatttattatgtagttactgtaacctacctatattgctgtttgtaaaataagaaaagggcacatatatttgtatacttccCCTTCTTCCAACAATTACCACACGTTGCTAATCGAGAATAATTTCTTGTGATATCGTAATTTTTCTcattttgaaatacaattaaacatttttttgcataaaattaACACTTCtgcttttagttattttaacgTAAATTTTATTGTggatgtaatataaaataaagatacacAGAAAAAAACGAGTTTTATATTACCTGCAGCTTTATATACATAGAGGATATgcataattgaaaattgtataatcttTGATAGTCACCTCCCCGGAGGACATGCATATAGTTACCACAGgacataaattaaaacaaaatgcgAAATAATTAGTCTACTGTCGTCAGTTCGGTATTTTGTgttgagtataaaataaaaacatttacctTTTTCCATTTTATTCCAATAATCTGATCGTCCCATTCCGAACCCGATTTGTCGGatgtaattaatattgacaTTCTGTCCTCTCGACGTAGGTATACTATAGTTCCCTCTTTCACTACGACCGTTCATCAAACATTTAATCTTTAAGTTCGTATTATTTTTCCCAGGACGGCGAGagcaccccctccccccaccacACAATGGACACCCGTGATTGGCACGTCGCGTTAAAACTTCACAAGTGTACCACACTGCGATTGATATCTTGTAaagtataacattaaaaatgcaTCGTCGTCAGCGCTAATACGTCGGAGAGTCAACTCGCGTCGACAGTGTTCGAgaaatataaagttaatattataatatatcaacgcACCACCTAATCTGTAGTCGGTTGCTATCAATCCCGCCACAGCTATATGactgtaattatattttgacatgCATATAGTGCGTAATGCGTACAGTATCCTCCGGCCTTTGGATTCGGACCACCGAGTTTTCCTctgttaatcaaaaaaaaaatgtctgtgcACACGTACATTCTAAAATACGTCGACGGCTGTCGAGAGTTCCTACCTACctgtatataagaaaaaaaagtctTCCAAAACACGATGCCGGGTTTCAGTGACCACCGTCACAGCCGCGGTATGATGAATATGAATTAGTGAGGGACAAAGTTTTCGGATTCGCGGCGCTCATTGAAAATTTATCAGGAAAAACTTTTCCCGTCTGAGAGAGACTATTGAAGCTACATCAGCGTgggacatatataatatatagaacaaatatatttatatgcaccGCAGCTGTGTATgcgaatacatttaaaattggacGTCCTTTGACAATTTTTCGTGGTAAACACATCGTCGCCGCGTTACGTCAAACATCATCTGCaacgtaatttaataataatacgatacgtGTAATATTTTAcggaaaataagtaataatataatagtacgtaCTATGTACGATGtgaatattatttcgtttaattaaatatcattcgacttcacaataataatattatgtttttatacacCAGCGCACGGCACGTGGCTTTGACGATATTATTGCGTCTACGCAGTAATTTTGctctatgaaatattattacgtattcgTATAAATTTACACATTACAAAACCAACGGTTGGGtcgagtataaatattatatatagtgttttCCTTGTCAAACAAGACATGACAAATCGCAGAAGACTCTACGcagttgataatataatattaggacggtatgtcataatattttccTTGCGGTGCTGCAGGCGAATGGAGCTTTGGTGGAAGAttggaaaaaacattttttaaacgtctcAGCACATTAAGAGAGCTTCAGAGAGCACATCAATACGTGAtagtcattaattaatattagcaTGCGTACCCAAAGTATTATAACTGTGCAACTCGGAACACTACATCCTGCAGGGCCCTACTTAGGACCATTATAAGAGAGAGCGATATTGAGAAGCTGCAAATGTAGCACcgaaaaggttttttttaaatgttcttaattttattcctCTCATAACTCCATTCACTTAtttcctaaaaattatttttttattttttatattttgtgtcttTCCACGATAgtaaaatttatgatattatcactatcattataatattatccgtaTAACACGTCAGAGTCATCCGCACCgtaaaatatatgatagtataatcAAAGAATGGTCCAAGTCACAATCTTTAAGaagacaatttaaattgttcaactGTCATTTTTTTCAAGCTAATAAATTTTCTTTAAGTACCGTTTAATTGGGCGGTTTTTTTTGGGTTGTCTCTGCGGGGCAGCAAAATCATAAACACCATATTATTGTCGAACGATTCGCGTGCAAGggattgaataaaataaatcaaattaacgAATACCTTACTTTGATTACTTTAATATCCTATAGGATGTCGTCCACCCATCGTTCCTTtgtctatttatgtttttaattaaagaaagtgggtaatgaaaaaaataaaataactcccCAAGTAAAAACctgtattttagatttaatcaatttatattagCTCCCCGTCTCGTCCACGGTGCACGGCGATGTTTTAAACTCGTAcactttcaaatttaatttcgaccctatagtttgaaaataaaacgatattaaaaCGTGCCGATTtgattaatgtaaaattaacgaCGAAAAAATCTACACCCTTTTAAGTTtaacataactaaaatattatcatcatctgcAGTGATGAGGAGTACGAAACATTACCcggatttttaaaaacataatacatagtacattaattatgtatatatttataagtatgatACACGTTTCACCGAAACCAATATTCAGCGCGAATAacgttttgtttaaaatttatttttaataaaatatgaactgtgttattttttaactctCTTGCTGCTGCAGGtcgcaaaaaaatcaaaaaaaatctgcAGGTTAATTATACCATAatcattaatgaataatgacacGGGAACTTCGAGGGGGCTTCATTAATTATACTGTGTTTTacgtttaaaaatgaaatacatatttttactatcatataataatattcattatttcccATGTGCgcaaatttgttttgaaaatttggaTTTTGACCGACAATAATGTAACAAATATGACGACGATTGTATACACTGCAGTTGATTGTGAGAAATCGTTACAAAATACTATTCGGATCCATAAAAGTGTTATGATCAATTTATGTAcctgttttatttgttttaattttaacaggcCCAATCACATTGTTTAGACAAATGTTAACAATCATTCGaaacggaataataataataatagtgatgatATGTACACACTATACTGCACtgcaatataggtatagttaaagTTACTCGAGTactcaaaataaataagtttacaGGTCGGTGCACTTCGAGTAGGAGTGAAGAAGGATAAACGACTTAAGGATTATTCAGGACTGTCAATATTTCTGGGCAGaagcttaaataataaatataacttcgAATGTAAACGTCACTGTTCTAATGTTTCCAGGTTAAGCATATAGCAAAAGTGGAGCGTACGAAAAGTTAGTTTCCCAATAGATAGATtaggttactataatatatttatattaattgataatgtaacagtaaaatgtcattgtttaatatttatacattaagtaTTATCATTGGACTGTTTCACGTACAATTTACAACGGGACGCTcgttgcaaaatattattattgttcaaaaaacttttttcataatataattttcgtaacgtaaataggtattaatgatatcagtaaaatttaaatactgtcTAAATAACTTACAAACATTTcatacgtttaaaaatataataataactaatttaatgaCAGAAAACATACACGTACGTTATATTGCATTCAAAACaagttacctattatttaaatttattcaaatgttcaaattgcaaataaaatttgataaaatcataatatcgtACACAAACAAATTgcaataatagtgtataatttcattgtattaactattggaatattatatgtttttaaattcgtGGAATTTTTCACGAGACGCGCTGTTCAAGAAATGTACCATTATTTGGGTTTCGTTTTTGAGctattaaatttcttaaatttaatacgaCGTCGTCTGGGCGGGGAAAAAAACGTCACTCAATCCACTGCTCGAATGAGACATTCCGCGCAAACGGGTGCTTCCGCCATCGCGGCTGTTGGAACCATTGTCTCAGCAGCCGTACAATTAACTAAatgacatattgttattattatgcacacgcCGCCGACTTCCGTGTGCGAGATAACGAGTCGTCGGAAAATATCCGCAGCCGGCGTTTCTCGTTTCGACGGCAGTGTGTTAGCTGTAAGAGGTAAGTAGGTACCACAAAATATTTCAGCTGGATGACCTTGGATTTAAATAGGGTTTTTGGAGGTGAAAGCCGTGAATACCGAGAAACCTACACGTCGTATtgaaaaaatttagaattttattcgACTGTGAGCATGATGtgactacattttttttcaacaatgacAACACCAGAAGAATCCCTACAGATTCagactattttagattctgagtaaaacgatgaatgtattgattttacaatgacgtgtgtttttttttttgtgtgtatctgtgtacacgataagtagacgaaataatgcttcgattttcaacttcagtatcttgttcgaagagaaagtgaatattgttagtgcattgaggaggtaaaaaatttaaaattctcaatagttaacaaaagcgccaagaaaaacaacataacaattaagggaaaacgggaatttttacgaaaaatttttatgattttacgatttttcataaaattgactttggtttttggtgtaactttaaaacaaattaccgtagacaaatgaaattttcactagttgtttgtatttgcattttaaatacatgaaaaaattatcaaaatattttgatttgttttgaactgtttagggacattttcagtttccaattttattagttttttttactatgaatgtcaataaaactttatttgttgggtaaaaaagcttgaatatttaataaaaggctcttactatattgttacaatgacatttgaaaaatattaaaaatacatactaggcacaatttttttttataagaatttaaagttcgaattttgacaaaatatatcaaatttaaaatttaataattattttgtagttaaaaatgtataaaatgtttaaattttataagtcaggattgaaaatttaaaacaaggttccacgtaaatagatatataaattactttattcacaataatattataaaatatacttagtaatatcataagctgactgaccgttttcgctcagaatcgtttttcttatacaacgataacaatatattatatcattgaattcaaatttaacgccATCCATTACAGAGACCCACATGTAAtcttctgtacagcagaacgacacccacttgcccaccttatTTTTACTAACTTTAAGCCTCATAGCAAATAGtggcacttttttttttaagaataattgtaatttttcttatagCAAAATTGACAAAGTTAGAGTGCATCTAGGTAATAGttgaaatattctaataatatcaaATCAGTTATCAAGCTCAATTTATCTGTTTTTAACACTCCTTtgtttttgtcatattatactcAAACTTTACTTGCAAGATAAGAGCAAAAACATTTATGGCTAACatgttattttacaaaatcgtttatttatatttctttatattttaatgaatataagtgtttttttttcgcgTATTTTCTGTGTAGTGCACATGTTCATTGTAGGTGCTATCTATCCGCCAATCATACAGGTGACCCAAAAGTAGAGTCACTGAACTGAATgtgggttatattatattatcattgtgcacataacaaatttaaatcgtatataatacCTCACCGAATTTCCGACGCCAACCGCATAGAAGGAATTATTTTACgtgtacactgtataatattatgatatagggtCGGCACCCTATTAGGGTGTATTTGAATGAATTTATGATTGTACACTGAttcaaatatatcataatattaccatttaggTTCACTCTGTATACCGAGTGTTTCTTTTAACAGATAACGcgcattaaattgaaaattaaaatcaaatttttgaaatttttaaatacctacctaggtatattttaatatttattaccattttgttcaaattaaagttttacttttaactatataaatatgtcatcttttattttttattttttaacaactcTATACATTGTGAATTTCGAAAGAGTAGAGTTAATTTGCCACAAGTATTTAAGGAGCGTCTAAgctttaataatacttaaaactttGTATTTACTACTCTCACGTAAAAATCCGATTTTACGcatcaaaatgtttaagtaaaaacTTTCTGCTTTGGGATTTTAAGACAATAGTGGACGTGGCCATTGAATGAACTATGTATATAacgttcaaaattataaatttttctaaaaaatatgttcGTACGTCGTATTTACTTTTAATCtctctgcataataatattattgtcgaagcgatattcgtatattatgtatctactatacctatacaataataattatgcactcACACACTATTCTGTggggtatatattattaaaataactgcaCCGGGCTGCTGCGAGATTGAGACGAACCTGACTGCACGCCATTATAACTCAGCCAGAGGACATGTCTCATCTAAATTGATCCGAACGCACGTGTGTAGGTACatgagtgtatatatatatatattatgaccacCAGTGCAGTGCACGTACGCACCGactgtatatacctaccgaatttatattatatactcatataaatataaatatatatatttatgtatatacactatacacgtGCTCGTATATACTCGCCGGCAGCAGACTATACATATACACTGCACGTGTGACAcgagatatatgtatatatatacctacggtttaagccgtatatatatatttataatattatatatatataggtatgcgaTGGGTACGCACGCGGCCGGGTGTGTTATGAAAGCCGCGCGGATGATGACGGACGAAAAATCATTTTATCCGCGGTGAGGGCGAGGCGAGCTGCCGAGGCACGTACACGCGCCTTGGGTGGTTGGTGGGTGTTGGCGGGTGGTGAGTGGGTGACTTATATTTCGTCGGGTTTAATTTTCGCTTATCGTCGACTCGCGTGTCCACCACCCGTCCGCCCTCCGAGCACGACAGCCCCGTCGCGAATCCCGTACCCCCCGACTCTAAACAGCTGTGAGAGTGGGGGGATGtcgagattatttttttatttccggTCGGTTAACGAACAACACGATATTGTATCGTTATTACTGTGGATGAGCTGCGgggcagtataatattatttatgtggtAGAAGCCTATATAGTCgtaactatatgtattatattgacaatattacatactatatcGACAAAGTCATAGATTCGGGCCGACTCAAATCCATAtgattgtatatataggtatgataggtatgtataagtatttatttttagatgacGTGtaagtttatttgtatatacccATATACgagacatacctaatataagagTGTTTTGGTCTGAaggtttttaaaatgaaaaaaaaatacaacaaacaaagataaaaataaatatattttttaaagcttaaattttatcatttatattttacagtgacattatttatttattcagttttgttggtttataaagttacatttttgggttacgacaatataatagaaacatattaaataatgatgaaatatgTGTTTAGTATTATGGAGATACCTACCTAGTGCCTACTTATACTACAATACATGATCCCTGGCCGTAcacgatcaataataatatatgtttatactgcAGATCTCGTCCATCACGTCTCGTATGCAGCTTTTTTcgatcattataaaatattatatcgacgaactgaaaaaattatcaaatgcaCCGCGGTGATTCCCCAGTTATGATCTCCAATCTTTCCGTTTACAANNNNNNNNNNNNNNNNNNNNNNNNNNNNNNNNNNNNNNNNNNNNNNNNNNatctgattttagtacggttaggttaggattttatattaattgattatatcaattcACCAttggtagaatacgacaaacttggtataactttgatactttagagttaaatcatacactacaacgtacatacagcacggggtccgcgatatACGCggatagattgcctacctgataatgtactgctgcgaatcagaatttttattccgggcaacggaaaagttaagattaattttgaaaccatacaccgaatattaaataacgaattgaacaaagtttgagtcacatataatTGGGACAcgtaatgggcaacgaagtgcacgggttcagctagtaacttataatataacagtctAGTATAATggtgtattatgattttaaactataaatcattggattattttcatactaacaaaataattatttatgctgGGTGCCTGATAAAAAATTGTCCattttaagacatttaaaatggtcttactgtattttaaaaacttaaagtaTATTTGCTATTCAAATACATCTTTCTGTTGGACAGCTTGCATTCAGCctaattttggatttttattttcaggtGGACTTTGGTACTGTCTTCCGTTTATCTTCATCGACAGAACCATTGAAAGTCGTCACGCTTGAAGTCAGTGGTCCAGATCTATTACGAGTGTCTGTAAACACGAGGCAGTCGAATAGATCAGTGCTGATCGCTGCGGTTTTAGCCGATGGAATTACTCATCAGCTAGGATTGGGGTAAGTTCActgaattgtaattatttgttttgcatATTGTTTATTCAGGTCATTTTTTAGTGAATAACCAGTAACCACTGTGTGTTCATTCCTCCCCTTTTCGAAATAAGTTTCACTAGTAAAAATACCCCCTTCCCTTAACTCAGTGACCTCTCTAACTACTCCACTAACAGATGGATTGATCTATACTTATTGTACCTActcatgaaaaaaataactatttctaCACGGAATTAAAGGGGCTACACGCTACACCAAGACACCTTCAAATACttctatttatgataaaaagtaaaaataaatattttttatttttatcatttatcagaataataattaatagacgaatataattttttatgaagaagaaaaataagaatataaaaaataattaatatattaatatatcatagttatcaattatttattctattggTTACAGAGTTAGTAAAATCTTACTCTAATGAGTATTCGTTGGGATATAAAAAACATCTTTAAAAAATggcctatgtatattttatttttataatcattttgatTCACAAGAattcagtaatatattatattttaactcatatttatataacatattaacacacaataatttaaaattgttcagttcaatataaattattattattaatgtatgatgttttaataattaatgtatataattaatactaagtAATTGATGAGACTTAAATAGttcatagactataatattatattacgaataTAAAATGGAGTCCAtttggtgtatataatatgtacctatatctaatacctatataaacatttttctataattatttattggtcAATGTAGCACACTAATACTACAaaactacaatattacaatactaaattatatcagTATTGAAAAAGTTATATAGATATACCACAGATAAAAAGCCAGTATATTGGAttttacagaatattttttttaatatcattacaaGTTATAACTATGAAAGTCAAATTTACTATCATTCAGTCGATACTTTCGAGTtcagtatatttaatatcatatacctaatNNNNNNNNNNNNNNNNNNNNNNNNNNNNNNNNNNNNNNNNNNNNNNNNNNNNNNNNNNNNNNNNNNNNNNNNNNNNNNNNNNNNNNNNNNNNNNNNNNNNNNNNNNNNNNNNNNNNNNNNNNNNNNNNNNNNNNNNNNNNNNNNNNNNNNNNNNNNNNNNNNNNNNNNNNNNNNNNNNNNNNNNNNNGTAAATAGTaaaggatatatatatatagtaaagtGTATCTATAGATCGTGTGGAAAACTGAAAACAGAAAGGACTTAAAgaagaaagaaaaaattaactttattaaactaaaaaaaatggcttATCgtggaaataatttaattcttatTCAAAGACATTTAGATTTGCTTTTATTTAATCCATACcaaccaatattattttattatcattcaaaaaaaatacttaaaaaataatttattcaattttataatataaaattatttgtagattTCAAGAAGATGAAATCATAGCGTATTTGGACTGTAGATGGGTTACAACTGAGACGCTTATGCAAAATTCGTTTGCCTCATCTCCAGAATATTATGACATGGACGTCTTCGAGGAATCGTTAACGGTaggtttcatattttataaatattaaataccaatttttatatatattataatatgtataaattatgttctaaaatattataccaatattatttcaagtaataataaaataatcttttctttaaatatttatttaaaatagttaaatacttaaaaaccaCAAGAGTGGTTTGCTCGTATAAAAtatgagtattttttatatttgtcaaacagttataaaagtttgttattgttttgttatattactttttaaaatgctTAATTTAAGCCAAACGTACAATGATTTATAACATAATGCATGACAATAAAttgatactattttttaaatcttaataagcTCTGTAACACTAAACACAACCTGTATTTAAGAAGTTACTTGGAAAGGCTCATACAAATAAATGAGCTACATTTGTTAATCAAATACTTTAATCTCAGATTTAAATCGGTTTTTGGATTTGAATTAATTGACATACTTAATCCAGTAGAATAGATTTCGCAAATGGTGTTAAAATGTCGTTTTGAACAAAACGAAGAAACTCATAACTATGTacatggtacatattatttttaatgactcttttaagattttaacttGGAAATAAACTACATAACTGTTGTAATCATATTTCGTATCGCGAACGGCGAATAGCGTATAATCCTTGTATTGTTTGCCTTgtgtattattcaatttaaaaaagcgAACATCgattaaaaccttttttttaagtattaaaattaattgaacaaaGCCAAATTTAACTACCAATGGTATAGTTATTATCTTGAAGCgtgaaactattaaattaatatacagcACGATGGCTTTTCGGGAGTTCGGGACCAATTGGATTGCATTTATATAAAACTACTGATAACCTCTTCGTTCCCGATGACCTAAATGTACGTCCAGTCGTTATACGTTGGTACTCACTTCTATCATACTTTGAtcttttttttcacaaatcacacttttaaaataccatttaaataaacGTATGGGTATGACAGTGGCTTATcgaaaaagtttaaatgtttatcattAATAACAAATGCGTTTGCTGGTCCATTCTTTTGGtatctatacacaataaaagtttaaaaatatttagactaatttaggaataaGAAATTTCCgagtttttttcgatttatgtctataacatttttgttttttgatcgAAAAGCTTAACATTCTAATACTAATAGTTCCTCATAACTCTTAAGTTTTTCTTGTACCAAGTACGTCTCCTTCGTTGAGaattgttttttcataattaattatttaccgcatcaaatttaaatttgaattactgGTTTTAATATCACtggtttagtaatattttttctatgcatTTCAATCATAAAACGATGTGTTCGATTCATATcaatcgtattataatttaaagtatcatTCAATTTCGATTGTTGAGCGCGTAATAACTTTAAGGTATACGATAGCCAATTAATAAATTCTTGAAAATGCTGATGTGCGTCGATCAAACAACGcaaaaacaatgtattaatgttataatattctactt
This portion of the Acyrthosiphon pisum isolate AL4f chromosome A1, pea_aphid_22Mar2018_4r6ur, whole genome shotgun sequence genome encodes:
- the LOC115033507 gene encoding uncharacterized protein LOC115033507 — encoded protein: MEVDSEELAFSLILDFYFQVDFGTVFRLSSSTEPLKVVTLEVSGPDLLRVSVNTRQSNRSVLIAAVLADGITHQLGLGFQEDEIIAYLDCRWVTTETLMQNSFASSPEYYDMDVFEESLTADLVQMIVVPDPTAVSDQCTVFRIAVLDTEIVKTKIRDKSQRGTNGIINGEHETKRTISKHSGK